The Tumebacillus sp. BK434 genome segment GCATGCGATTGAACCGGACCATGTCATTGCCGTGTCAACGATCGCATCGCAAAGCCAAAAGCTGTGGCGCGCTTCGCTGGCCGGGGTGTTCTGGGGCATTGGCCACACGGCGACCCTGTTTGTGGTCGGCCTGCTGCTCATGCTGATGAAAAATGAAATTCCGGAAACGCTGGCGATGACGCTGGAGTTTGCGGTCGGCATCATGCTCGTCTACCTCGGGCTGAACGCGGTGTTCCAATTCCGCAAGCGCAAGATTCACGCCCACTCGCACACCCACGGCGGCGTGGAACACAATCATTTTCATTCGCATGAACAGGTATCCGCTCATGAACATCCACATCCTCGCGTCTCCTATCTGAAATCGGTCTTTATCGGCTTTGTTCATGGTTTGGCTGGCAGTGCGGCCATGCTGCTGTTGACGCTGGAGACGGTGGACACCGTCTGGCAGGCGATGTCGTTCATTCTGGTCTTTGGCCTCGGCACGGTCTTGTCGATGCTGCTGTTCACGACGGCGATCTCCGTTCCGTTCCTGATGACGCAGGACAAACCGCGCTTCCACAGCGTGCTGATCCGCACGACCGGCGCGTTCTCCGCAGTCTTTGGCGTGTATTACATGTACGGCGTCGGAGTCACCGACGGACTGTTCAAACTCTGGTTCTCTTAAATAGCTTCAGTATCGACAAAAAAGCCATGATCTTTTCACAGATCATGGCTTTTCCCGTTGAAATCCGTGCCGCACCGCATAGGCGGCAAGCTGCACGCGGTTGTCGAGGCTTAATTTGTCGAGAATGTTCTTGATGTGGTTCTTGACGGTGTTTTCGGCGATCACCAGCCGCTCGGCGACTTGTTTGTTCGTGTCGCCGCCGGCGACGCAGGCCAGGATCTCCCGCTCGCGCCCGGTCAGGACGGCAGGCGAAGGCTCGTTCGGCGCTTTTTCCGATCGGAAGCTGTGCATCAAACGGCCGGCCATCTCGCGGGGGATCTCGCCGTTTTCATCGAGCAGGGTGTGCAGGTAGTGCATCCAGTCGTCCGGGTCGAGGTTCTTCAGCAGGTAGCCTTGGGCCCCGTATTGGATCGCCGTGAACAGGTCGGCCACATCGTCCGACACGGTCAGCATGACGATCTTGACGGCGCTGTTCGCCTTCTTGATCAGGCGGGTCGCTTCCAACCCGCTCAACTTCGGCATGTTGATGTCCATCAGCACGAGGTCGGGCGACAGTTCGGCGCAGAGCTCGACCGCCTCCTGCCCATTTTTTGCTTCTCCAATCAATTCGAACGGTTCCACGCCTTCGAGCAGCGTTCGCACGGCGTCGCGGGACAAGGGATGATCGTCAGCGATCAGCACGCGGCAGGTCATCGTCCCAGCCTCCCTTTGCATGAAGTAAACAGCAACTGCGTCCCGCCTGACGGGGTACCGGTGATGTCGAAATCGGCGCCGAGCTTCTGTGCCCGCTCCTGCATCATCGTCAGGCCATACCCTTGGCGCGCTTCCAGCGGAGCGGCGATCCCGCGCCCGTCATCGGTGATCGCCAGCTGCCAGCCGCCTGTCGCCGTCTCCTGCAGCGTCAAGTCGACCTGCTTCGCGCCGGAGTGCTTGCGAATGTTGGCAAACGCCTCTTGGATGATGCCGAACAGCTGCACCTGCTCCGTCGCGGTAAAACGGTCATCGGGCAGCCCCAGCCGCGGCGTGACGTCGATCCCGGTCAAGGTGGTGAAGTCGCCGAGCCACTTTTCCAGCCGCAGCCGCAGCGAACTGCCTTCTTCCGGCAAGGCGCGGAGGTTGAAGATCGCCTGGCGCACCTGCTGGTCGATGGTGGCGACGGCTGCGCTCGCTTCGTCGAGGCGGCCTTTTTTTAATTTCACGTTCAGGAAAAACAGGGTCTGGGCGATGCCGTCATGGAGCTCCTGCGCGAGGCGCTCCCGCTCCTCGTACACGGCGCGCTTGGCCTGTTCTTCGGCGAGGCGGGCGTTCATGCGCTCGAGCATGCGGAACATCCAGGTGGCGAAGAGAAACGATAAGATCAAGGTCAGGATCGTGATGTAAAGATTGCCTTCTTCCATCGTCATCACATCGAGCAGATAATCGTGCCGGATGTATTCGAAGCCGCCGATCAAAAAGGTCGGCAGCAGAATGCTGAACATCTTGAGCGTGCGGTACGTCATAGCAACCGTCCTTTTTGTCAGAATCGCTTCTAACGTACCACTCCCTTACGCATCTGGCAATGGTCCGCCTCAGCGCACCAGCACCGAATCGGCGCCGTGGTCCTGGAAGAGCTGTTCGACCATCTGGCGGTTGTCATCGGTCACTTCGGCGGTGAGCAGGATCTTGCCATGCGCCACTTGATCATGATAGTGCTGGGCGTTGGGCGGGGAGATGCCGATGTCGACCAGCGCCCCGACCATCCCTCCGCTCCACGAGCCGTAGAACGCACCGGCCAGTGGGCCGAGCGTGATCAGCAGGTTGCCTGCCGTCGGATAAAGGGCGGTGGCGAACCCGGCGGTGAGGCCGAGCACCGCCCCGATGCCGGTGCCGATCAAGGTGCCGTCGATGATGTTATCCGTCTCGACTTGCTGTTCCACATAGTCGGGCAGTTGGTCCGCTTTGGAGATCGCCGAGACTTTGTCCTGCGGGACATACGGGGACAGGGCGGAGATCGCCGCCCGTGCCGCTTCCTGCGTCTCAAACAGACCGAACACGTGCTGTGCCATCCCGTTCACCTCACTTTAAGCTTTTGATGTAGAGAAAGAGCGACTCGACCTGCTTGTCGTTCAGACCGAGGCTGGGCGGCGCCGGCATCCCTTTGTCGGGACGGCCGTTGTGCAGCACCTGCTTCAGACCGTCATCGCCCAGCCGCCCGGCCGCTCCGGCCAGACCGGGGCCGATCTTGCGCTCGGCGGTGATGTTGTGGCATGCCGCACAGGACGTGGCGAACGTGTCCGCCCCCGCCTCCACCGACGGCTCGGTGGACGGCGCCGCTTGCATCCGGTCATCGGTCGGCGCGGCGAACAAAGCGTAGTACAAGCCCCAAAAGGCGAGGGCGGCGTAGACGAACTTCAGGAATGTCGGGACTTTGGCATGTCCCATCTTGATATCGGAGACGACGTCGTAGTGGCCTTTGTCTTGGTGCGTCTCCACTTCTTCGTCGCTCATGAAGACTTGTGACTGCGGAGTTGGCGCCGGGGTCTGGGGCGACTGCTGTTCAGGGTCCTCCGCGAACTTGCCGGCGGAATCCTTCGTTTGATCGTTGGGATCGCGCGGGTCTGCCATGTGCGTGCCCCTCCTTTCTCAAGATCAATACTCGTCTTGTACGAACTCATCTTGCAGCATGCGGTATTTGATGCCTTCCACATCTTCGTACTGCCCGTCCCGATAGGACCACCAGATCATCAGTCCCGCCCCGCATGTCATGCACAGGCAGACGGCGATCAGCAGCCAGGCTGCAGTGTTCATCGTATCTTCCTCCTTCAGCGGCCTGCTCAGTCTTTGTTTTGCGGAGCGGGCTTCAAACTCAACAGGTAGGCGACCAGATCGTCACGATCTTGTTTGCTTAGAAACGTGTATTTCGGCATGATCGAGCCGGCCCCGCCGATCTTTTGCGGGTTGAGCAGATGGGCGTGCTGCCAGTCGGCCGAGTAGCGCTGGCCGACCCACATCAGGTCCGGCCCGGTGCGGATCGTGCCGGTGACGACCGGCTGGTCGTAGTAGTAGTCTCCGGGCAAGGAGACCGGGCCCAGCTTGGAGTCGGCGCGTACCGGGCGCACCTGCTGGGAATGGCAGTAGTTGCAACCTTCGCGGATGTAGACATGCCGGCCGCGCGCTTCCGCCGAATCGGTCGGGTAGTTTTTCAGCTTGGCGGTCTGGGTAGGGGTCGTGACCCCTTCATCAAAATAGGGGAGGACGAGGGTGCCGATCACCCCCATCATCACCAGCAGGGCAGCTCCGATCAGCAAAATGCCGGGATTTTTCTCAGCATCATTGGCCATGTGCGTACACCTCGTTTCCTTAGGATGTCTTCATGAAGATCTCGTCGTCCGCCGTCACGTGGCGGCCAGCTGTCACCGTCTTGAACACGTTCCAGACGAAGAAGACCTGACCGAGGAACATCATCGTCCCGCCGACAGCGCGCGAGATCAGGAAGATGTGCAGGGATTCCATCATTTCCACAAACGACGCGCCGAGCTGCTTGCCGTCCATCCACTCGAAGCCTTGGATGATGCCTGCCGTCCACATCGCGAAGGCGAAGATGACAAACCCGAGCACCGACAGCCAGTAGTGCCAGTTCATCAGTGCGCGCGAGTAGATGTGGCGGTAAGCCACGCGCGGCAGGATGTAATAAAAGGCGGAAAACTGGATCAGCGAGAAGCCGGCGAACAGCGGCATGTGTGCATGCCCGACCGTCCAATAGGTGAAGTGCAGGATCGCGTGCGGCCCCATCAGCGACTGGAACGGCCCTTGGATGCAGGCCAGCCCGTAGAACAGGGTGCCGGTCATCAGGAACTTCAGTGAAATGTTTTGCGAGACTTTGTACCAGACGCCCTTCATCGTCCCGACCACGTTGGCGAGCACCGACCAGACCGGGATCAGCAGCAAGAGCGACGGGATGATCCCCGCCTTCATCAGCCAGAACGGAATCGGCCCGTTGATCAGATGGTGCGGACCGTTCCACACGTAAAACGCGGCGATCGTCCAGAAGCCAATCAGGGACAGTTTGTGCGAGTAGATCGGGCGCTGGGTCAGCTTCGGCAGCAGGTAATACAAGGTGCCGACTCCGACGGGCGTGATCCACAGGCCGATGATATTGTGCATGTAAAAGTACTGATAGTTCATCTGTGCCGATCCCGGACCGGCCCAGCCGGCCGGGATGTTGCCGACGATGTAGACGATGGCGAGAAACATGACCGACGCGATCCAATACCAGAGCGAGACGTACAGCACCCGCTCCTTGCGGTGCACGGCCGTCATGAACAAGTTCCATAAGGTCAGCGCCACACAGATCACGACCCCGATGTCAAAGAGCAACGGCATCTCGCCGTACTCGACACCGGTCTGATAGCCGGCGAGGATCGAGCCGGCGCCCACGATGTAGTTGAGATTCCAGTACGCTGCGGTGAACAAACCAACTTTTTCGCTGTACAGTTGCGTTTTGCACAGCACCGGCACCCCGTAGAGCGTGATGCCGAAGAACATGGTGGTCATCCAGCCGATCACGGCGGTGTTGACGTGCACAGGACGCAGCCTGCCGTATTGGAAATACTCCTGGAAGAACCGCGAGCCGGTCAGAAAGTCGGGATTGACCGACTTCAGGGCGACAATCAACCCTAACACCATGCTGGCCAGCAAGTAAAACAGAGCGGTGTAGAAGAAAAATTTCACCGTCAGGCTGCCTTTGGGAAAAGGGGAAGCAGCGGTGAGGGAGGTGCTTTGTGCCATGGTTGAATCTCCTTTCACTTGCAGGTATGCCGTTAAATGGGTTCCTTTAAAATGTTCCCAATGGCGGTAGGAGTATGCATGGCTGGCATGAGGTGCAGCGGGGAGGCATAGTGTAGTACGGAGCAGTGGAGAGACGACCTGAAGGGGGAGAAGTTGATGATCTACGCGTCGCGGTTCCTGCGGCTCGTCAGCCCCTATCTGCGCGGCCCGGATGTGACTGCATTGCAGGAGCGGCTCGTGGAGCTCGGGTTGATGTACGACCCGCCGGACGGCGTGTACGGACCGATGACGCTCGACGCGGTGCGGCGCTTTCAAGAGCTGCAAGGCTTGCAGCAGGACGGCGTGGTCGGCCCGGAGACGTGGTCGGCGATCGGCATCAGCGAGCCGGGCGTGCAGTTAAACGCCGCGCAGGCAGGAGAGTACCGCATCCAGATCGACACGGAGCGCTTCGTGCTTTACCTATACAAATCGGCCCATCTCGTCAAAACGTACTCGGTCGGCGTCGGCACCATGACCATGCCGACACCGCTTGGCGATTGGAAGATCACCCAAAAGGCGCTCAATCCCGGCGGCCCGTTCGGCACGCGCTGGATGCGCCTGTCGATCCCGTTTGGCGGCTACGGCATCCACGGCACCGACAATCCGTATTCGATCGGCAAAGCCGTCTCGCACGGCTGTGTGCGGATGTACAACAAAGACGTGGATGAGCTCTATGAATTGGTCCCGATCGGCACGCTGGTCAAAATCACAGGCGAAGCGCAGACGTCCCGCATCCTGCGCATCGGCGTGCCCTATGGCAACGATGTGATCGAAGCGCAGCGCATGCTGCAGAGCCTCGGCTACTACAAAGGCGACCTCGACGGGCTGTACGGCCCGAATACGGCGGCTGCCGTGCGCTCCTTTCAGGCGGACAAAGACCTCGTCGTCGACGGTATCGTCGGTCCGAACACGCTGGAGAGCATCGTCCAGCACTACGACGAAGCGCTCGGCGTGCGCAATCCGTAAACAAAAAAAAGCACCCGACCTTATGGTCAGGTGCTTTCTTGTCGTGCGGCTGCCGCTTCGGCGATCTGCGCTTCCCGCTGCAACACGCGCAAAAACGCTTCCACCGCCGGCGGCCAGAACTGCGTGCCACATCCTTCGGCGAGGATGCTCGCCGCTTTGGCGACCGGCATGGCGCTGCGGTAGGCGCGGTTGCTCGTCATCGCGTCGAAAGCATCGGCGACGGATGTCAGCTTGGCGAACAGCGGGATCTCCGCCTCGGTCAAGCCGTGCGGATAGCCGCGCCCGTCGGGGCGCTCATGATGGGAGAGCACGATCTCCAGCATCTTCTCGCGCTCTTCGGCGTTCAGATCGTCGAGCGTCGCCCCGCGCAGGAGCTCTTCGCCGATCACCGGATGCTGTTTCATCACGTCATACTCTTCCTGGGTCAGCTTGCCCGGCTTGATCAGCACGCTGTCCGGGATGCCGATCTTGCCGATGTCATGGAGCAGCCCGCCAAGACGGATGATGTCGAGGTCTTTTTCGGACAGCCCCAGCTCCCGGCCGATCTGCACCGCATAGTGGGCGACGCGCTCCGAGTGGCCCGCCGTGTACGGGTCGCGCTTCTCCAGCGCCGACGCGAAGGCGAGCAGCACTTGCTGATTGGCTTTGGTGATCTGGGCGTTCAGCGCCTCGACTTCGAGGATCTTCTTCTGGACGGTCTGCGCCTGCAGGATGCCGACGGTGCGCCAGTAATAGAGTCCGATCAGCGCGCACATGATCGTGCCGTTCATCAGCAAGCTGAGCTGCCAGGTTGCTCCCAGCGTATCGATGTACGCCGCGCAGATGAAATACAGGCTCAAGTACAGCGAGTCGATCAGATTGAACTTGAGCAGCTGGCGTTTCCAGCCGCCGACGCGCAGCGACACGCGAAACAGCCAGGACGACATGGCGACGGTGACCAGCTGCGTGATGCAGAGCGTCAGAAACATCGCCGGAAAAATGCCCAGCGGATTGTCTAAGGAAAACACCGTTTCCGTTAAGAAATGGGATACCTCGTAGATCGTCACTGCCTGGGTGATAAACAAAAGTAAATTCTTCGGCTTGTACGGCAGGCCGTGTTTGTACAGTTCCAAAGAGTACAAAACCAGCAAAATCATCACCGAGAACAACAGCACCGGCCAGCCGCCAATCAAGGAGGCGGCGATCCAGCACAAAATGTGCCCGTCATCGCGGAAGTTGCCGTGATTCCCAACCGGAACATAGTAGTACATGTTGTAGGCAGCGTACGTTAAGATAGCAAAAAGCAGATATTCCAGCAACATTTGCAAGACCCCCCAATCGCTTGCATAAAACTCCATTCGATAACAGATTAAAAAATCCTGCAAACAAAACAGCCCCTTGATAAAAAAATCCAAATAATCAGCAAGGGGCCGTTAATGGTGATTTGTCAAAACAGAAGTGGAGTTCCATTAAGAACTCGGCGCACGGTGATTTCATTCTTCTCTTCGATGATCGCCCGGCGGGGGATCGGCTCAAAGCTGCCGGGCGGATCGATAAAGTGCGCGGGCAAAGGATCTGGCGATTCGCTCTGCCAGCGGGACAGCCAGGCGTCCGGCACGCGCTCCGGCAAAGGGTCGCCGTTTAGCTCCGCCCAGAGCATCGTCCACGCCCGCGGCACGACGCGCCAGATGTCATACCCGCCGCCGCCGACAGCGACGAGGCGCCCGTCGCACAGCTCTTCGGCCAGCATCCGCGTGACTTGCGGCATCTCGCGGTAGATGCGCGTCGTCGCCGAGAGATGGGTCAGCGGGTCGTAGTGGTGCGCGTCACAGCCGTTCTGGTGGATGATGATGTCGGGGGCGAACTTCTGCAACGTCGGGATGACGACGGAGCGCATGGCGTTCATCCACGAATCGTCTTCTGTGAACGCTTCCAGCGGCACGTTCAGCGAATAGCCGTAGCCGCGCCCTTCGCCGCGCTCGACGATCTCGCCGGTGCCGGGGTAGAGGTATTTGCCCGTCTCATGCAGGGAGAGCGTCAACACGTCCGGATCTTCATAGAAGATCCACTGCACGCCGTCGCCGTGGTGGGCATCGGTGTCGATGTACGCGACGCGGGCGCCGTACGTTTCGCGCAGATAGGCGATGGCGACGGCGATGTCGTTGTAGACGCAAAATCCGGACGCCTCCGCCCGCCGCGCATGATGCAGGCCGCCCGCCATGTTCAGCGCATGGCGAGCGGCGCCGGACATCACCAGTTCGGCTGCAACCAGCGTTCCGCCGGCGATCAGCGATGTGGCGTCGTGCATCCCGGTGAAGATTGGCGTATCCTCGGTGCCCAGACCCCAGCGGGCAAAATCGTCCGGGTCGGCATCGGCTGCCGATGCGGCGATCACCGCCTCCAGATAGCGCGGGTCATGCACGCGGGCCAGCTCCTCAAACGTCGCCGGGCGCGGCGTGACGATCTGGCCGGGATCGAGCAGATCCAGCGTGCGGATCAGATCGAGCGTCATCTCCAAGCGTTTCGGATTGAACGGATGGTCTTCCGTAAATTTATACCGGGTAAACGCGTCGCTGTACACAAACGCGCTGTTTCCGTTTCCAGCCATGCGCTACACCTCGCCGTCTGTCACCGCGCACGGGTGCATCTTGACGCGGTATCCGGCCGCTTCGATGTCTTGGATGAAGCCGCGCGGGTCCATCGTCCGAATCCGGAAGACGATCGTCTTGTAGCCTTCTTTTCCGCCGGGGAAGACCATCACGGCCGATGTGTTGATGCGCCGGGCGCGCAGCAGGTCGGAGATCTGGGCGAGCATGCCCGACTTGTCGGGCACTTCCACTTCGATCCGCGAGGTCGGAGCGTTGACCCCCATCATCTCGACTAAGGTGCGCAGCACGTCGCGCTCGGTGACGATGCCGACCAGCTTGTTTTGGCTGACGACCGGCAGGCAGCCGATGAAGTGCTTGTAAATCTGCGACGCGGCGTCTTCGGCAAAATCGAGCGGATGCGCCGTGATCACCTCGTTGACCATCAACTGCTCGACCCGCACGTCGCAGAGGATCGAGTTATCGCCCGCCTGGTCCAGACTGGACGGCGCGGCGGCGCGCAGGTCGCGGTCGGAGATCAGGCCGACGAGAAAGCCGTCCTTGACCACGGGCAGATGCCGCAAGCGGTGGCGGCGCGAGATGTCGAGCGCTTCCTGCAAGGTGTTGTCGGGCGCAAGAGTCACCACGTCACGAGTCATGATCTGTTCTACGAGCATGTTGTCATCTCCCTCGCTAGTACTCGCGAAATACTTGCTTAATAGAAGAAGCGGTTCTTGAAGCGAACCTCGTTGAATTTCTCGATCGCATCGAGATCGATGCGCGATCCGATGCGGGCCATCAGCATGTTCGCCGGATGGGAGGTGATCTCCGGGTCATCGGTCGCAAACATCTCCATCCCGACCGAACCCATGATCTTTTTCATCACTTCTTTATAATCCCAGACGCTCAGTCCGGTGGTTTCCAAATCCCAGTGCCAGTAATACTCGGTTGAGATCACAATATAATCATCCATCGCGTCGTCGCGAAACGAGATGTCGAGCAGCGCTTTGGCGACGCTTCTGCCCCGGTACGGTGCGGCGACTTCGATCGCGCCAAGCTCGATCAGATTGTCCATCTGCGCCTCCGCCCAGCGCTCCATCGGATCGGGGTAGAGGTAGGTGACATAGCCGGCGACGACCGAGCCATGCCGGGCGATGATGATTCGCCCTTCCGGCAGCCCGGCGATGCCGATCACCGCCTGCTTTTGTTTTTCCGGCACGCGAAAGGCGGACAGGCCCTCGTGAAACTCATAAGCGGCCAGCCGCTCCGGCTCGACCGGACCTTCGATGATCAGTTCGCCGCCCGCAGTGGCGACCGTCTTGCTGAAGTAAGTCTTGGGATGTTCCATGGAAGGATTCACCTCCGTTGATGTCTCCAATTATACAATAATTTTTTGTCGAAGCCGCACATACAATCTACATAGAATCTACTAGAAAGAGGAAAACTATTCGTTGTGGCACTTTGTTAACTTGTGCTACAATGTGTAGCAACAAGATGAATGCGAATTTCGAATATTTTGGAGACGAAGGAGGGATCGGAGGATGTCTGATGCACAACACCAAGAGCTGATCGACGTGATGACGACCGGCTACAACCTGCAAAACTATGAGGACGCCTACGCCGCTTTTGATTGGAAAGAAGTCGAGAAGGAGTTCAGCTGGTCCACGACCGGCAACGTCAACGCTGCTTATGAAGCGATCGACCGCCATGTGGAAAGCGGACGCGGCGACGACATCGCCCTCTATTACAGCGATCCGGTTCGCGATGAGTCTTATACATTCGCGCAAATGAAAGCGCTGTCCAACAAGTTCGGCAACGTGTTGAAAAAATACGGCGTGAAGCAAGGCGACCGCGTCTTTATCTTCATGCCGCGCTCCCCGGAACTGTATGCGGCGCTGCTGGGGGCGGTGAAGATCGGAGCGATCGTCGGTCCGCTGTTCGAAGCCTTTATGGAAGCGGCGGTGAAAGACCGCCTGGCAGATGCGGAAGCGGTGGCGATCATCACGACGCCGAAATTGAAAGACCGCGTGCCGGTTGCCGAGCTGCCGGCGCTGAAGCACGTGTTTTTGGTCGGAGCAGAAGGCGAGCTGGCGGCGCATGAAGTGGATTTCCAGCAGGAGATGGACGCGGCGTCCGATCAGCTGGAGATCGCGTGGGTCGACCGCGAAGACGGGCTGGTGCTGCACTATACGTCCGGTTCGACCGGCAAGCCAAAAGGCGTCCTGCATGTACATAACGCGATGATTCAGCACTTCCAGACTGCAAAGTGGGTCTTGGACTTAAAGCGCGGCGATATCTATTGGTGCACCGCCGACCCGGGCTGGGTGACCGGCACGGCATATGGCATCTGGGGTCCGTGGCTGCACGGCGTGACGAACGTCATCCGCGGCGGTCGCTTCTCGCCGGAAGACTGGTACAACACCCTGCAGCGCTACAACGTCTCGGTCTGGTATTCCGCTCCGACGGCGTTTCGCATGCTGATGGGCGCGGGCGATGATCTGGTGAAAAAATTTGACCTGTCCTCCGTCCGCCACATCCTGTCGGTCGGCGAACCGTTGAACGCAGAAGTGGTGCGCTGGGGTTTGAAAGTGTACGGCAAGCGCATCCACGACAACTGGTGGATGACTGAGACGGGCGGGCAGATGATCTCCAACTAC includes the following:
- the acsA gene encoding acetate--CoA ligase, whose amino-acid sequence is MSDAQHQELIDVMTTGYNLQNYEDAYAAFDWKEVEKEFSWSTTGNVNAAYEAIDRHVESGRGDDIALYYSDPVRDESYTFAQMKALSNKFGNVLKKYGVKQGDRVFIFMPRSPELYAALLGAVKIGAIVGPLFEAFMEAAVKDRLADAEAVAIITTPKLKDRVPVAELPALKHVFLVGAEGELAAHEVDFQQEMDAASDQLEIAWVDREDGLVLHYTSGSTGKPKGVLHVHNAMIQHFQTAKWVLDLKRGDIYWCTADPGWVTGTAYGIWGPWLHGVTNVIRGGRFSPEDWYNTLQRYNVSVWYSAPTAFRMLMGAGDDLVKKFDLSSVRHILSVGEPLNAEVVRWGLKVYGKRIHDNWWMTETGGQMISNYPSMPMKPGSMGKPFPGIYAAIVDDAGNELPANTMGNLAIRAPWPSMMRRIWNNPAKYEEYFRLQPWYISGDSAYKDEDGYFWFQGRIDDVINTSGERVGPFEVESKLVEHPAIAEAGVIGKPDPLRGEIIKAFVALREGYEPSDALIEEIRDFVKKGLAAHAAPREIEFRDKLPKTRSGKIMRRVLKAWELGLPTGDLSTMED